The DNA window CCTCACGAACTTCGTTCTCGCGCCGGATGCGAGTCTCGGATTTCTGTTCGTCGCGGCCTTCGGGTTCGTCTCGGGGATGCTGTTCAAAATCATCGGGGCCGCCGTCGCCGGCGCGCTGACCGGTGCGGTACTCGAATCGTAGGCTGTCGCGACTACGTCCCGAGCAGCCCGGCCTCGCCGAGGTCCCGGAGCACGTCTTTCGCGTGGCCGTCAGGGCGCACGCCCTCGTACAGCCCGACGACCTGGTTGTGGGCGATGACGAACGTCGTCCGCCGGGCGTGGCCGTCGGTCAGTTCGACGCCGAAGGCCTCGGCGACGTTCCCGTCGGGGTCCGCCAGCATGTCGAAGGAGAGCCCTTCGTTGTCAGCGAACGCGCGGTGGCTCTCGACGTCGTCGGTCGAGACGCCGTACACCGAGACGCCGTAGGTCTCGTAGCGCTCGCTCTCGGCCTCGAACTGGGTGGCCTCGGTCGTACAGCCTGGCGTATCGTCTTTCGGGTAGAAGTACAGCACCGTCGGGGTCGAAAAGTCGGGCCGGACCCGCTCACCGTGCTGGTTCTCGGCGACCACGTCGGGGACGCTATCGCCAGGGACGAGGGCCATCTCAGTTCACCGGGATGGACGTGCCGTCGTCGGCGGCGGTTGCCTTCGGCAGTGTGACGGTGAGCACGCCGTCCTCGTAGCTCGCCGCCGTCTCGCTCTCGGTGACGGCCTCCGGGAGGCTGACTGTTCGCGAGAGCGACTGCTGTCGTCGCTCGCGCTGGACGTAGCGCCCGTCGGTCGTCTCGCTTTCCTCGCTGTGCTCGGCGCTGATGGTGAGGCTCCGGCCCTCGGACAGCTGGACGTCGATGTCGTCGCTGTCGTAGCCCGGCAGCTCCGCGTGGACGACGAAGCTGTCGCCCTGGTCGACGATGTCGGTCGGGACGGTGCCGGCGGCGACGCCGAACTGGTCGCCCAGGACGTCGAAGGCGCGCTCTATCTCCGATAGTGGGTCGCGGTCGCTCATGGACGGGCGTACACGCTCGTGGGACTTAAGCGCTGAAGACCAGTTCCGCTGTGGCGAGTCCGTCAGTCGATGACGGTCTCGGTGTCGTACGAGCCGAGATGGCGGACCCAGCCGTTCTCGGCCAGCTCCTCGATGTCGGCCAGCGCGGCCTGGCACCGTTCCTCGTAGAGACCGGCGGCCGCGTCGAGGTGGAAGACGTAGTCGCCCAGTCGCTCGCCGCTCGGTCGGGACTCGATGCGGGTGAGGTTGATGTCGCGGTCGGCGAAGGCTTCCAGCAGTTCCAGCAGGAGGCCGGGGTAGTCGGCGTTCGGATAGATGATGAAGGAGGTCTTCCCGCCGCCCTCCTTGCGTTCGCTGGCGGGTGCGACGGCGACGAAGCGGGTCGCGTTCGAGGACTGGTCCTGGATGTCCTCGGCGAGCAGGTCCAGACCGTCGCCGGCGTTGTCCGGGTGGCCGATGGCGGCGACGTCGGGGTTCTCGCGGGCGCGCTCGACGCCGCGAGCGGTGGAAGCGACGGCTTCGACGTCGACGCCGGGGTAGTGCTCTTCGAGCCAGCCGCGACACTGGGCCAGCGCCTGGGCGTGGCTGGCGACGAGCGAGAAGGAGTCGTCCTGTGCCAGCAGTGCGTGACGGATGGGCGTGATTATCTCGCGGACGACGGCGACGTCGTACTCGGTGAAAGCGTCCAGAGACTCCGTGACGGAGCCTTCGATGCTGTTCTCGACGGGCACGACGCCGCGGTCGGCCGTGCCCTCGGCGACGGCCTCGACGATGGCGGTCATCGATTCGGCGAAGTCGATGTCGCCGTCGTCGGCGACCGCGCGGGCGGCCCGGTGGGAGTAGGTTCCCGAGGGGCCCAGCGTGATAGTCGTCATGTGGCTCGCTACTCCGTTCGAGGACAAAAGGCCGGTGGTCGTCAGGTCAGCGTCGCCAGCTCCTCGTCGGTCAGTTCGATGTCGGCGGCCGCGACGTTCTGTTCGAGGTGCTCGATGCTCGCCGTCCCCGGAATCGGCAGCGTCACGTCCGACGATTCCAGCAGCCACGCCAGCGCGATCTGGTGGGGCGTGACGTCGTGGCGGTCGGCGATGTCGTCGATACCGTCTACGTCGCCGAGCTCCCCGGCCGCCAGCGGGAACCACGGGATGAAGCCGATGCCGTAGTCCTCACAGGCGTCGAGCACTGCCTGGGCGTCCCGGTTGGCGACGTTGTACTGGTTCTGGACCGTGGCGATATCGACGATGTCGCGGGCGCGGTCCAGCTGGTCGACGCTGACGTTCGAGAGGCCCACGTGCTCGACGAGCCCGGCGTCTTTCAGCTCCGCCAGCGCGTGGACGGAGTCCTCGAAGGGGGTGTCCGGGTCCGGGCGGTGGAGCTGATAGAGGTCGATGGTGTCGACGCCCAGCCGGTCCCGCGAGCAGAGGTAGGCGTTGCGCAGATAGTCGGGGTCGCCGTGAGGCAGCCAGTCAGTGTCGGTGTTGCGAAGCAGGCCGCCCTTGGTTGCGACGACGATGTCCTCGCGGCCGACGTCGAGCGTCTCGCCCAGCAGTCGTTCGGAGACGCCGGGCCCGTAGGAGTCGGCCGTGTCGATGAAATCAACGCCCAGCTCGACGGCGCGGCGGAGCACCTCGCGGGCGTTGTCGACGTCGTCCGGTTCGCCGATGATGCCCTCGCCGGTGATGCGCATCGCGCCGAAGCCGAGTCGGTCGACCGTCAGGTCGCCGCCGATGTCGAAGGTATCGCCTGTCATCGCTCCGGTGTAGGGTTCCGGGCCTGAAATGCGGCCGGGTCGCGGCCGTCTAGTTCCCGCGCCGGCGGGCCTGTGACAGCCGGACCGAGAGGTAGCCCCCGGCGTAGAAGAGGACGACGCTGGCGACGAAGGCCACCAGCGAGACGGCGACGATGGGGAGCCCGAACCCGGAGGCGACGAACGGGTTGGCGCCCGCGGTCCCGACGTAGGTGTCGACGGCCGCCCCGCCGCCCAGCCCCACCGCGAACACACACACCGTCAGCAAGATGGCGAGCCCCCCGGTCCCGAGCCCGACGTACCGCGCGAAGTCCTCGACGTCGAGCATCGTGTGGGCCTGGGACTCGGTCAGCGGCGCGCGACGCACGCGGTACAGCGCTGTCCCGACAAGCAGCGTCGCGCCAAGCAGTTCCAGTAGCCCGCCGAAAACGCCAAGTAACAGGACCTTCGGCGAGGCGACGCTGGGGTCTGTCGCGGGGAGGTAGCCCGCGACACTCGCCGGGAAGAGCCCGTACATCGGGAGGAGTGCGACCAGCAATCCCAACAGTGCGCTCTGGAGCATCAGCGTGCGCGGGACCGACTGTCGGAGGAACGCGTGGCGCTGGTACCTGACTTTCTCGTACGTGCTACCCGAGCAAATGGCGCTCGCGATATGGTCGTCCGTCGGGGGGTCGGTAGTCATATATGTTGCCGGTTCTGGCGGTGATTTTTCAGACGAGAACATAACCTTTGTGCCTGCCCCGAAAACTGCCTTCGTGGGCCGCTGGCGGTGGTATACCGGCTCGCTGGAACTGGCTACTATCCCGGTGTCACCTGGTGTGAATCGCCTCACCGCGGGCGGCCGCGGCGGCCTCGTGGACCGCCTCGGAGAGGGTCGGATGGGTGTGGATCGTCCCTGCGATATCTTCGAGCCGGGCGCCCAGTTCGATGCCCAGCCCGACCTCGGCGACGAGTTCGGACGCCTCCGGCCCGACTATCTGTGCGCCCAGCAGGAACTCCGTGTCGGCGTCGGCGACGATACGAACGAACCCCTCGCGCTCGTTCAGCGTCAGCGCCCGGCCGTTGGCTCTAAGGGGCATCTGGCCGACCACGGGGGAAAAGCCCGCCTCGCTCGCTTCGGCCTCGGTCATCCCTACCGTGCCGATTTCGGGGTCGGTAAAGACCGCCGCCGGAATCGCCTGGTGGTCGAGTGCCGCGGGCTCGCCGGCCGCGACCTCGGCGGCCACCTCGCCCTCGGCCATCGCCTTGTGGGCCAGCATCGGCTCGCCGGCCACGTCGCCGACGGCGAAGATATGGTCGAGGTCGGTCCGGGCCTGCTCGTCGGTCGCCAGGATGCCGTTCTCGTCTGGGTCCAGGTCGATATTCTCGAGGCCCAGTGTGTCAGTCACTGGCTCGCGACCGACCGCGACGAGGCACGTATCGGCGTGGTACTCCTCGACTCTGTCGTCCTCGTCGGTCGTCGCCACGCGGATGCGCCCGTCGTCGAGTTCTTCCCAGTCGCTCGCGGCCTCGCCGAACGCGAAGTCGATGCCAAGCGACGCGGCGCGCTCGCGGACGACCTCGGCCACGTCGTCCTCGTAGCCCGGCAACACGTCTTCGAGCATCTCCACGACGGTGACTTCGGCGCCCAGTTTCGCGAACACCGTCGACAGCTCCATCCCGATGTAGCCCGCCCCGACCACGAGTAGCTCGTCGGGGACCGTCTCCAGGGCCAACGCCGCCCGCGAGGAGAGGATGTGCTCGCCGTCGAACTCGAAGCCCGGAATCTCGATGGGTCGACTCCCGGTGGCGACGATAGCGTGCTCGAAGGCGATGGTTTCCGAGCCCTGGCCCTCGCCGCCGTGTGCCACCCGGGCCGTCTCCTCGTCGACGAACTCGGCGGTCCCCTCGACCAGGTTGACACCCGCCGATTTACAGAGCGACTCGACGCCCCGGGTCAGCCGGGTGACCACGCCGTCCTTCCAGTCGGTCATCGCGTCCATGTCGACGGCGGGGTCCGCGAAGATGCCCATGTCCTCGGCCTCGCGAGCGTCGTGGGCGATGTCGCTCGCCGAGATGAGCGCCTTCGAGGGGATGCAGCCGTGGTTCAGGCAGGTCCCGCCGTAGGCGTCCCGTTCGACCAGCGTCGTATCGAGCCCGAGTTGCGCACCGCGGATGGCGGCGACGTAGCCGCCCGGACCCCCGCCGATGACCAGTACCTCAGTTCCCGTCGTGACGTCTCCGACGACCATAGGCGACTCTCGCCGCCCGCACCTATAAAAGGGACGAGCGAACCGCTGTCGGCCACCCTCGACGGCCTGCTCGCTGTCGCCGGGTCCCCCTACTCGTAGATGTCTCCACCGTAGCTCTCGACGAGTTCGTCCAGCGAGTCGCGCTGCTCCCGGCCGGTTTCCACGCTCCGGTCGGCCGCCTCCGATCGCCGGCCTGCCGAACCTACCCACGCCCGTAGCGCATCCCGGATTGCCTCGGAACGAGACGTGTACCCGCGGTCCTCGTACTCCGCGTCGATTCTGTCGACCAGCTGCGACGGAACGCGAACGGCAATCTTCGTTGACCCTCCTTGGCTGTCGGTACTGCTGCTCATAAATTATGGGTCCAGTGTGGCACAAATATATCCACTGGCCAGATTTCTCCGCCGCGAAAATACAGTGTGGCTGTCACGAACCCCTTCCAGCCGACACACTGAAGCCGGTAATCCGGCTACACAGGCGCATGAACGTCACCGTCGAGGTGGCCGGCGAGGACACCCACGAACTCGACGTCGCCGAGGACGCCACCTACGCCGACCTGCTGGCTCCCTTAGACCTCTCGCCGCACGCGGTGTCGGTGCTGGTCGACGAGCGAACGGTGCCGACGAACCAGCCCGTCGAGAGCGACCACGTGCGTGTGGTGCGACTCATCAAGGGCGGATGAGTAGGGTCGGGAGCCGTCCAGGGACTCAGCTGAGCGTATCGAGGAAGTTCGCCCACCGTCTGTGGTCCTCGATGGCGGCCGTCCGGGCCGTCTCGCCGTAGTCCGGCTTCCGGATGTTCTCCAGGGCGTGCAGCGCCCGGTCGAGGCCGACAATCTCGTCGGCCAGCCGCTCCGCCGTCTCGCGGTCCAGCGGGTCGGACTCCAGGCGTTCCAGCCGACGGGCGCGCTCGTTTCGGAGGGTTCTCTTGGCGTCTGCGAGCAGCTCCCGGTGTTCGGGCGGGACGCCCGGCACCTTTCTGGTCTCGATGACGAACTCCGCCAGCGAGAGCTCCTCGCCGTCGACGGTGACTGTCTCCGGGAGCGAGGCACCGATTGTCGCGCCCTGTCGGTTGACCCGGGCCAGGAGCTTCTCACGCACCGCGTCGTCCATACCGGCACGTGGGCCGTGGGACGGAAAAGTCACGGGCCGCCCTCGCTGCTGTCGCCGTCGGGTCACCACCCCGTAACCCCCCGTTTTTGCCGGTCGAGCGTCTACATCGGGTATGTCAATCGAGGCCACTGACTTCTCCTTGCCCAACGTCGGGCCGGGGCCCGACCCGCTGTCGCTGTCGGCGCTCGCGGCTGACCACGACTTTGCCCTGTTGCTCTTCCAGCGGGACCACTACTGTACGAACTGCCGAAAACAGGTCCAGACCGTTGCGGGCCGCTACGAGGAGTTCGCCGAGCGAGAGACGGAGGTCGTCTCCATCGTCCCCGAGCCCCCCGAGAACGTCCGCGAGTGGCAGGACAGCTACGACCTCCCCTATCCGCTCGTCGCCGACCCGGAGACGGAGGCGGGTGACGCGTACGACCAGCCGGTCCGTTTCGGCTTTCTGGGCGACTGGAGCGACTTCCTGGGGCGGATGCCCGAGGCGGTCCTCATCGACCTGCGTAGCTCCCCCGAAATCGTCTGGCAGTACCGGAGCAAATCCACGTTCGACCGGCCCAGCGTCGACGACCTGCTGGCGGCCATCGACGACGCTCGCGACGGATGACTGCTGTTCGCGACGCCACGGTCTCGGACCTCCCGGACGTAATGAACATCCTCGACGGCGCGGTACTGCGGGCCGACGCGGCAGCCGTCCAGGACCACATCGGCGACGACGAGGTACTGGTGGCGGTCTCCACGGACGGGGAGCGCGTTCTCGGTGCGCTGGTACTTTCGGGCCACCACATCGACGCCGTGGCGGTCCGGCGCCGTCGCCGTGGCCAGGGTATCGGGTCGGCGCTGGTCGAGGCGGCCGCCGACCGCCGGGAGCGGCTCACTGCCGAGTTCGACGCGGACCTGCGGTCGTTCTACGAGGGGCTGGGATTCACCATCGAGCAGACCGACGAGTCAGGGCGGCTGTGGGGCGAGCGCGACTAGTTCTGTCGGCCCGTGATGGCGTCGGGCTCCAGTTCGTACAGCGTCAGCGCCACCTCGTCGTGGGCCTCGTCGAAGATTCGGATGGGCGCGAACTGCTCGTTGATAGACTCGATGTCGTAGGCGGGGTGGGACGGCGGGACTCGCCGGATGGGGCCACGCGCGATGACGCTCCACCCTCGCTCTTCGGCCGGTCCGGCCGTCTCCTCGGCCTCGAAGACGACGTAGGTCGCCGTCTCGGTGGTCTCGATGTAGTCGGCCTTGCTGTCATCGGGCGTCTCGCCCAGTCGGAAGAAGAGCTGTCCGTCCTCGTAGTGGTGGTACAGCGGGATGGCGTAGCTCTCGTTGCCGTCGGCCAGCGAGAGGACGCCGTGACCGACGTCGCGGAGCGCCGATTCGATCTCGTCGTCGCTCATCGCTCGCGTGTAGGCAAAGCGGGCGTCGGGGTCCATAGCAAACCTACGAGGGTTGATAGGTTAAACCACTGGCTCGCCCGGTAGACCCGTGGGGGCGGACACCGCCAGTCAGCCCAGAAGGTACCGCATCCACGGGTACCGCTCCACGAGTGCCACGCCACCGACCTCGTAGTCCTCGATGTACTGGTCTAGACCCATGATGCGGCCCGCGCCGAAGGCCGCCACGGAGAGGAACACGAGCATATACGCGAAGTCCCCGTTGATGTAGCCGTGGGCGACGTCCCAGTTCCCGAGGTAGAACAGGAGCATCATGAACGCGCCCCAGAACGCCGCCAGCCGGGTGAGCGCGCCGACGATGAGCCCCAGTCCGATGAGTACCTCGCCCCACGGGACGGCGACGTTGACGAACTCGACGAACGCGGCGTTACTTCCCATCGCGGTGAACAGGCCAGCCGCGGGGCTCCCGTTGGCCTGCGGGGCGTTCATGAGGTAGCCCGAGGCGCTGAAACTGCCCGATAGCACCTTCTCGAATCCGCTCTGGAAGAACGCGACGCCCATCATTATCCGGAGGGCGAGGATGAACCAGACGGAAAGCGTGTGGAGTCGACCTTCGGCGGTGAACCCGCCGACGCTGCTTCGAAGTGATACTTCCTGTGAAGACATATGAAGAGGTACTACAGGTATGGTGGTAAGTACGTAGCACTGTTCCCGCATTCGGAGAATGGGTCCGCAGCCAGGCGAAAACGGTCGTCAGCTCAGACCAGCGGTTCGACCAGGTCGCGGCCGGCCTCGAGCAGCTCCTCGACGCGGTCCTCGCTGCCGGCTTCGGCGTAGATACGGAGTTTCGGCTCGGTACCCGAGGGACGCATCAGCAGCCAGGTGCCGTCTTCCAGACGGACCTTGAACCCGTCGATGGTGTTGATGCCGTCCACGTCGACGCCGGCGACGGTCTCGGGGAGCTCCGTCTCCAGGTCCGAGAGCACCGGCCCCTTCCGGTCGTCGGGACAGTCGACGCTGATTCGGGACTGGTGGATCTCGCCGTAGGCGTCGATGAGGTCGTCGACGCGTGCGTCGAGCGGTTTCTCCGACTCGGCGGCGGCCGCCACCAGCGCGATCAGGACGCCGTCCTTGTTCCGGAGGTGGTCGGTCAGGCCGAAGCCGCCCGACTCCTCGCCGCCGAAGAGGGCGTCGTGTTCACGCATCGCCTCGGCGACCCACTTGAAGCCGACGGCGGTCTCGTGGACGTCCTGGTCGTGGGCCTCGGCGACGCGGTCGACGATGCTCGAGGATGAGACTGTCCGGACCACGTCGCCCTCGCGCGTCTCGAGCAGGTAGTCGTACATCGCGGCGAGGAACAGGTTCGGGTCCAGAAAGCCCCGTTCGGGCGTGACGATACCCAGGCGGTCGGCGTCGCCGTCGTTGACGAAGCCGATGTCGGCGTCGCCCTCGGTCACTTCCTCGATGAGTTCGCCGACCTTCTCGGCTGTGGGTTCCGGCGAGCTGCCGCCGAACTCGGGGTCGAGGTAGTCCCGCATCGCGGTGACGTCGGCGCCGGCCCGTTCGAGCAGGGTGTTCGTGACGCCGCGGCCGCTGCCGTACATCGCGTCGTAGGCAACCGTGAGCCCGTCGAGGTCGGCGTCAGCGTACTCGATGGCGTGGTCCTCGTAGTCCGCGATGAGGTCGCGCTCGGTGACCTCACCGTGTTCGTCCTCGGGGAGGCTCTCGGGGTCGGCGAGGTTGCTCTCGACTTCCTCGGTGAGGTCGGGGAGTGCGGGCGCGCCCTCGCCGGGGATGAACTTCACGCCGTTGTACTCGGGCGGGTTGTGACTCGCGGTTATCTGGAGTGCGCCGTCGTGGCCGCCCTCCTTGGCCGTCCAGGCGACGATGGGCGTCGGTGTGTCACGCTCGGGTAGCACCACGTCGAACCCGTTGGCACAGAACACGCGGGCCAGTTCCTCTGCGAAGCCCCGCGACGTCTCGCGGGCGTCGTAGCCGACGACGACCGAGTCGTCGTGGCCGCGGTCACGGAACGTCGTCGCGAGGGCCTGGCCGACGATTCGCACCCGCGGTTCGGTGAACACGTCGAGGGTCGCTCGCCAGCCGTCGGTTCCGAAACGTATCGCTTCGGCATCAGCTTCGTCCATACGTGAATTCTCTCATGGGCCCTTCAAAAAGGTCACCCCCTGGGTCAGGGCGAGAACTCGGTCTCGGCCCCGTCTCCTCGGACCAGCGTCTCCTTCTCGGTCCGCGACAGCTGTTTTATTTCGTACTCGCGAGACATCGCTGCCGACTTGGAGTCGAACCGCTCGACGTGGACGAGTTCGACGGGCGTCCGGCCGCGGGTGTACTTCGCGCCCTCGTCGGCGTCGTGTTCACGAACCCGGCGCTCCACGTCGGTCGTGTAGCCGGTGTAAAAAGTATCGTCGCTGCACCGAACCACGTAGGCGTAGTGGTCAGGGCTCCGCGTGGTGGTCATCGCACGATGCGGGGGGCCCAGTGGGCCTCGTACGGATTGTTGTAGTCATTTACCGGTGTGTGCCGACCGGTGTCGGCGTCCGCCGTAAATACTCTACAACGGTCCGTATCACGCTTCGTGGGCGCGCTCTTTCGACACCTCGGCGATGCCAGCGTTCGCCGAGCAGTTCGGGCAGGCCCGGATGTGTCCGTACTCGTCCGCGAACACACGGGCGAACTGGTCTGAGACGTGCGCGCCGCAGTGATTGCATTCGGGCATCGTATTCGTCGGCGACACCACCGCCGACATACAAACAGAGGTGTTCTAGTCCTATATTGCTTTACCCAAATGGTTTGGTATCCATCTGGGCTGACAGATGTTTCACCCATCAGTCACCCCCCTCGCGCCGCCGCGACCCGGCGGGCGATGAGTCCCGCCTGCGTGCCCGCGGTAAAGCCCGCGTCGACGTTGACGACCGACAGCGCCGTGCAGGACTGGAGCATCCCCGAGAGCGCGGCCTCGCCCTCGCCGCCGTGGCCGTACCCGGTCGAGACGGGGAGGCCGATAACCGGCGTGTCCACCAGTCCGGCGACGACGGTGGGCAGGGCGCCCTCCCGACCGGCGGCGACGACGAGGACGTCCTGTTCGCGCAGGCGGGACACGGCGTCGATGGTCCGGGCCAGACTGGCGACACCCACGTCGTCGATTCGGGTCACGTCGGCGCCCAACTCGGCGGCTATCATGGCCGCCTCGCCCGCCGGGACGGCGTCGGAGGTCCCGGCCGTGACGACGCCGACGCGGGCGTCGACGTCGGGTCGCTCGAACGCGGGGGCCGTGGCCACGAGCCAGTTCGACCGCTCGTCCCACCGGATGGTGGCCTTCGGAGCGTTCTCGGCCAGCTGTCGGCGGACGGCCCCTGCACCGGCCGCGTCGATGCGGGTGACGATCGCTCGCCCGGTCGTCTCG is part of the Haloarcula salinisoli genome and encodes:
- the pheA gene encoding prephenate dehydratase translates to MTTITLGPSGTYSHRAARAVADDGDIDFAESMTAIVEAVAEGTADRGVVPVENSIEGSVTESLDAFTEYDVAVVREIITPIRHALLAQDDSFSLVASHAQALAQCRGWLEEHYPGVDVEAVASTARGVERARENPDVAAIGHPDNAGDGLDLLAEDIQDQSSNATRFVAVAPASERKEGGGKTSFIIYPNADYPGLLLELLEAFADRDINLTRIESRPSGERLGDYVFHLDAAAGLYEERCQAALADIEELAENGWVRHLGSYDTETVID
- a CDS encoding GNAT family N-acetyltransferase, with protein sequence MTAVRDATVSDLPDVMNILDGAVLRADAAAVQDHIGDDEVLVAVSTDGERVLGALVLSGHHIDAVAVRRRRRGQGIGSALVEAAADRRERLTAEFDADLRSFYEGLGFTIEQTDESGRLWGERD
- the lpdA gene encoding dihydrolipoyl dehydrogenase, whose amino-acid sequence is MVVGDVTTGTEVLVIGGGPGGYVAAIRGAQLGLDTTLVERDAYGGTCLNHGCIPSKALISASDIAHDAREAEDMGIFADPAVDMDAMTDWKDGVVTRLTRGVESLCKSAGVNLVEGTAEFVDEETARVAHGGEGQGSETIAFEHAIVATGSRPIEIPGFEFDGEHILSSRAALALETVPDELLVVGAGYIGMELSTVFAKLGAEVTVVEMLEDVLPGYEDDVAEVVRERAASLGIDFAFGEAASDWEELDDGRIRVATTDEDDRVEEYHADTCLVAVGREPVTDTLGLENIDLDPDENGILATDEQARTDLDHIFAVGDVAGEPMLAHKAMAEGEVAAEVAAGEPAALDHQAIPAAVFTDPEIGTVGMTEAEASEAGFSPVVGQMPLRANGRALTLNEREGFVRIVADADTEFLLGAQIVGPEASELVAEVGLGIELGARLEDIAGTIHTHPTLSEAVHEAAAAARGEAIHTR
- a CDS encoding peroxiredoxin family protein; this encodes MSIEATDFSLPNVGPGPDPLSLSALAADHDFALLLFQRDHYCTNCRKQVQTVAGRYEEFAERETEVVSIVPEPPENVREWQDSYDLPYPLVADPETEAGDAYDQPVRFGFLGDWSDFLGRMPEAVLIDLRSSPEIVWQYRSKSTFDRPSVDDLLAAIDDARDG
- a CDS encoding phosphoglucomutase/phosphomannomutase family protein, with translation MDEADAEAIRFGTDGWRATLDVFTEPRVRIVGQALATTFRDRGHDDSVVVGYDARETSRGFAEELARVFCANGFDVVLPERDTPTPIVAWTAKEGGHDGALQITASHNPPEYNGVKFIPGEGAPALPDLTEEVESNLADPESLPEDEHGEVTERDLIADYEDHAIEYADADLDGLTVAYDAMYGSGRGVTNTLLERAGADVTAMRDYLDPEFGGSSPEPTAEKVGELIEEVTEGDADIGFVNDGDADRLGIVTPERGFLDPNLFLAAMYDYLLETREGDVVRTVSSSSIVDRVAEAHDQDVHETAVGFKWVAEAMREHDALFGGEESGGFGLTDHLRNKDGVLIALVAAAAESEKPLDARVDDLIDAYGEIHQSRISVDCPDDRKGPVLSDLETELPETVAGVDVDGINTIDGFKVRLEDGTWLLMRPSGTEPKLRIYAEAGSEDRVEELLEAGRDLVEPLV
- the larB gene encoding nickel pincer cofactor biosynthesis protein LarB yields the protein MREILEAVAAGELTPAEAESELAGYATTGAGRFDAARKARSGVPEAVLGSGKTVEEIADLAATAVETTGRAIVTRIDAAGAGAVRRQLAENAPKATIRWDERSNWLVATAPAFERPDVDARVGVVTAGTSDAVPAGEAAMIAAELGADVTRIDDVGVASLARTIDAVSRLREQDVLVVAAGREGALPTVVAGLVDTPVIGLPVSTGYGHGGEGEAALSGMLQSCTALSVVNVDAGFTAGTQAGLIARRVAAARGG
- a CDS encoding DUF5788 family protein codes for the protein MDDAVREKLLARVNRQGATIGASLPETVTVDGEELSLAEFVIETRKVPGVPPEHRELLADAKRTLRNERARRLERLESDPLDRETAERLADEIVGLDRALHALENIRKPDYGETARTAAIEDHRRWANFLDTLS
- a CDS encoding Hsp20/alpha crystallin family protein, with translation MSDRDPLSEIERAFDVLGDQFGVAAGTVPTDIVDQGDSFVVHAELPGYDSDDIDVQLSEGRSLTISAEHSEESETTDGRYVQRERRQQSLSRTVSLPEAVTESETAASYEDGVLTVTLPKATAADDGTSIPVN
- a CDS encoding DUF7563 family protein — protein: MPECNHCGAHVSDQFARVFADEYGHIRACPNCSANAGIAEVSKERAHEA
- a CDS encoding aldo/keto reductase; the protein is MTGDTFDIGGDLTVDRLGFGAMRITGEGIIGEPDDVDNAREVLRRAVELGVDFIDTADSYGPGVSERLLGETLDVGREDIVVATKGGLLRNTDTDWLPHGDPDYLRNAYLCSRDRLGVDTIDLYQLHRPDPDTPFEDSVHALAELKDAGLVEHVGLSNVSVDQLDRARDIVDIATVQNQYNVANRDAQAVLDACEDYGIGFIPWFPLAAGELGDVDGIDDIADRHDVTPHQIALAWLLESSDVTLPIPGTASIEHLEQNVAAADIELTDEELATLT
- a CDS encoding GIY-YIG nuclease family protein — translated: MTTTRSPDHYAYVVRCSDDTFYTGYTTDVERRVREHDADEGAKYTRGRTPVELVHVERFDSKSAAMSREYEIKQLSRTEKETLVRGDGAETEFSP
- a CDS encoding DoxX family protein is translated as MSSQEVSLRSSVGGFTAEGRLHTLSVWFILALRIMMGVAFFQSGFEKVLSGSFSASGYLMNAPQANGSPAAGLFTAMGSNAAFVEFVNVAVPWGEVLIGLGLIVGALTRLAAFWGAFMMLLFYLGNWDVAHGYINGDFAYMLVFLSVAAFGAGRIMGLDQYIEDYEVGGVALVERYPWMRYLLG
- the samp2 gene encoding ubiquitin-like small modifier protein SAMP2; amino-acid sequence: MNVTVEVAGEDTHELDVAEDATYADLLAPLDLSPHAVSVLVDERTVPTNQPVESDHVRVVRLIKGG
- a CDS encoding pyridoxamine 5'-phosphate oxidase family protein yields the protein MDPDARFAYTRAMSDDEIESALRDVGHGVLSLADGNESYAIPLYHHYEDGQLFFRLGETPDDSKADYIETTETATYVVFEAEETAGPAEERGWSVIARGPIRRVPPSHPAYDIESINEQFAPIRIFDEAHDEVALTLYELEPDAITGRQN
- a CDS encoding ribbon-helix-helix domain-containing protein, whose product is MSSSTDSQGGSTKIAVRVPSQLVDRIDAEYEDRGYTSRSEAIRDALRAWVGSAGRRSEAADRSVETGREQRDSLDELVESYGGDIYE
- a CDS encoding peroxiredoxin, which gives rise to MALVPGDSVPDVVAENQHGERVRPDFSTPTVLYFYPKDDTPGCTTEATQFEAESERYETYGVSVYGVSTDDVESHRAFADNEGLSFDMLADPDGNVAEAFGVELTDGHARRTTFVIAHNQVVGLYEGVRPDGHAKDVLRDLGEAGLLGT